The DNA window TATTCTTTGGAGAGAGCATCAACATTCCCTTGAATCCTTCCTTATCACTCCTTTCTCTTGGATTCATTCGTTCTACATGCCACCTTGTTTCCGTATActaaatagctttttaatttttggCCACATACAACGGCATCATCATGGCGAGAACAACTAGATCTACCAAACCAGCCCCGTCCGAATCGAAAGCATCAGATCCCAAAACCACTGCTTCAAAGTTCAGCATTCCTCCCCGAGCAGAAAACGCCTCCAAAGTCTTTGTTCTTCCTTCGAGAGCCTCCTCCGAAGCGCGTATCGTCACTCTTCCTCACCCCAGGCATGGCCGTCCTGCGAGATACCTGGTGTGCCCTGAGACGGGCATCTACGAATTTACAAAAGTTGCAACACCGAAGACGACACCTCGTAGCTGGTTGATTGAGAACAACCCAAACTCTGCTTCCACGGATACCACCAGCAAAGTTGGAGTATCAATGGGTCAGGATCTCTACTTGGCTACATTGATCGACCCCCTATTCCTAGTCCTCCCAGCATTGACTGAGACCCAGTCGAAAAGCTCAGAAGGAAAACGGCTCTTTCTTTCCAGCGACGACCACTTCGACAAGCTACCTCAGGACTGTTCACATCTGTCGGAGATTTTGAGATGCGACAAGACACGAAAGCTCATCGAGGGCCGAATGGCCGTGGTTTGCGATACTGTCGATGCAGGAGACGAGAGCATGTTTCGATTAAACGAGATCAAACTGGCCAAGGTCGTATTGGAAAAGGCGCAAAGGATGCAGAATGGGGGACTTGCTCCAACTATGGAGGAAAAGTTTGTGAAAAAGGCTCTTGAAGCACCAATTCTTGTGCAGAAACGAGAAACCACAGAGACTACAGCGGTAGCAAAGACAGAGTCCCCAGCAACGACTCCAGTCTCGAACAATTCTCAGTCAACCGCCGTCATAACAGAGACAGAAGTCTCCCAGCCTTCCACAGTAGCTACGTCTATGACAGAAGAGACTACCGCCGAGAACATCGCCAGCGCCATTGAGGCCTCTTCTGAAATTGTTTCTCTTCAAAGGTTGCGGGTCGCATTCAGTTTCATCTGCTCAGGTTATATTGCGCAGGCTCTCGCTACTCAGCTGGAAGAGCTTCTTAAGAAGGAATCTTTGGTGGATTTCTCACCTCTAGAGGAATACTTGGCTAAATTGGCCAAATTACGTGCTGAAGCCATGGCTGCACACTCTATTGATTACTCTCGTAAGCGTGGAttggaagatgaagacgaggctttcatcaagaagagaaagatggaggaggaaaagaaaaagaaatcacTAGAGAGCCGCGGCGTCCGGGATCTCAAGAAAGTCAACACTAAAGGCATGAAAAAGATGAGCGACTTTTTCAAGAAGAAGTAATAATAACAAGATCTATTGGGTATATGTCATTAAAGCGTGAGTGTCTGGACTTGGCCTCGTTATGTCCCTCTAGCTCGGCGCGCACCAAACCCTCGACCGATGTTAGAGGTTCCACGACTTGGTATGCTCGATGTTCTGCTTGCAGAAGTGGCAGTTGAGCTCCCGGCCCTCGCAGTACCACGTGCTCGGGTGGTGCCTCTAACGCCTCGGGTTCCTCTTGTCCCTCTCGTTCCGCGAGCGGGTGCAGATGCTGCCAGTCTTCgtctctcctcttcttcttcgcggCGCTGTCGCAATTGTTCGCgtctctcttcctcttccgcAGCTTTACGTTCAGCGGCCTGCTGTTTTTGAAtggcttctgcttcttgctCGGCCATGTCTTCTGTTGCACCTTTCCATCCAGGATCCAATATCAGTCGCTGGTTATGCTCCGTCTGGGATAATATCCGTGTCCAGGTGTTGAGAAGGACAGAAGCGTTGTTGACTGTGCTCAAAACGGTCTGCCAACGGTCAGTGGGTATTTGACAACTCAACATGGGAAACACACATTCATGTTACCCCCTGCTCGCTCTAGAGTGGATATGACGCCCTCAATGGACTCATTGATATTTCGGACACCTTCAAGCTCCTTACGCAGTGCGGCTTCAAGGTCTAGGGGCTCTGGACGTTCTTGTATCGGTGTTTTGGGGGTCTTTGGGGTTCTGGGAGTCCTTGGGCGAGACGTCGGTGGGCCATCTCCTTGCGAAGGGGATTCCCATATGTTCGACTCTGTAAATTCTGTTGTATTGTCGGCCATGATAGCAAGTAGCTGTGGTATGGAGGCGGGGCCTGTTTGTTGGATAGCCTCAATGGAAGCGCCGGTTTGTGGTCGCAGTAAGGTCGTTTGTTTCGGATAGTATGCGTTTCGGAATTCGTGTAGAAAACGTAGTGGCGCATGCAGGGCCGATCGGCGCTTGTTGACTTGATAGTAATGCGTTACCATACACCGGCATGGAGCTTTAATTCATGAGGGGCATTTGAATTGCCCCCACTTTTTTGCTTTAATTCATTCCTCATGCCCGTACCTTGATTGGCTGTTCTTTGTCGCGTAGACAACGCGTCTAGGCGGGGTTGCTCACCCGACGGACGCGTTCAGGTTGCAATGGGGCTGCTGGGTAACAGAAGCATCGACCTCTTGGCCCTAGGTCTACAAAAATAAGCAGCCTAAAGATCATGGTTTGAGTGGGCTAAATAGTCCAAACAGCATAAACtgatctactaatttcgtctcatGTGTCTTTAGaagtcattttttctgccaCCCTGAGGCAGGGGCCTGTTGTTTTAGTGGGTAAACCAGGTTGTACAACCAAGAATAGGGAGGCTGGGAGTTGACGCACGCTCCAGGGTAGAGTCTGTCCCAGCCACTTTACTCATTACACTAGGTTTTGATTGTTCTCTCTGTTCACAAATGTAAACATCTTACCCTACAAACCCTCAACTCTAAATCTGCCAACTTCAACTATTAGCAAGCGACTTTTATCACTGCCGACTCTTATCCTTATTATCCAAAACTATACCCCTTTTGCAGTTAATCACTGCAACTGATTTAAGTCAACTGCGCTGTTTACTACATCAGTCCACGCACCCTCAATTCGACGCAATCTTCTTGGTAGACCTGGCAGCCCTCGAGTATACACTTTGAGTCCTGAGTTGATACAATCTTCATTCCAAGGTTAAGCTTCAGATTACAGCGAAAAGGCTCTAATCCGCAATTGTATTTTTTTTTGGCGCTGCCGCCTGCCTAACCGTCAATATGGCCGACGCACATGGCTCTACTACTCCTCCACCGCCATCCAACATCCGCACTCCACCAACTCCTCGCCTTGGTTACCAAGACCACTGGGAACCTTTTTCGCCTCGCAAGTCTGCACGAATTTCATCAAAACGAACAAGGACTCCATCTCCCGGCGCATCAGACCGTCAACCCCGATCACCTCAAACCGCCAAAAAGTCTTCTAAGCATTTGAACGCTGCTATCGCCTCACCTATGACGCAAAAGAAGCGAATGCCCGCCAACGATTTTGTTCGCCGCGCAACGGAAAACATGCATGCTGAAACTTCTCGAGATGGCGCCAGCCGTCGCACTCACGAACGATCCAGCTCTTCTGCCATCGGCGCTGGTGGCATGCTCCCCACACCATCAAAGACACCTCAAAAGCCTCCCACTGAGAAGAAGACCGCCCACATCAAAGCAGTCGCCCGCAACCTTTTTAGCTCTGACGCCGATGAAGCCACCTTGACTCCTAGGAAGCGATCTGCCAAGAAGTACAGCGGCATTTCGTTGGAAAGCTTTGCTGTAGAGGAGATTGAGGAACCTATTGAGATCTTTACTGATACCCGTGATCGGGTTCCTGTTCGTGATGAGCGAGAAGACAACCCTTTTCTCAGTTCGGAAAACCCTTTCTTCAGCGAAGCACCCCGTGCTGGACCTAGCAAACGACACGACAAGCGCAAGGTCAAGGTTCCTGGAGAGGGCGTGAAGACCGTGGATGAGCTCGCCGACCGTAAGGATGGTATGGTGTACACATTGTAAGTTTTTTCCCTTCGCTTTTTCTATCAATctcatttttttttttttggcgtTCTGGAACAAATTACTAACTTTTTAACAGCCGTGGCAAGAGATTCTTCCGCAAATTCACTGAGCATGAGATTGAAGATATGGATGAGCGCCAAACTGCAGAGGAAGACCCAGAGGCTAATCTTCGTCGTCCTTTGACGCGAGCTTCGATTAAGCCTCGTCTCCTCTTCCAGGATGTCAAGACGAAGGAGCAgatcgaagaagaagaagccgtCACAGACGTGGAAGAAAACGAGGAACTGGCCTACCCAGCGACGCCATCAGTTTCCAAGAAAGAACGCGAGTCTACCCCCGAAGCGCCCAAGTTCGCTCCGGCTTCACCACCGTCTACTCGACGAGTCACTCGATCTGCCAACAAGCTGACAGATGAGAGCGCACCCGTCATCAAGCGACCCAGCAAGCGAAGCCCCTTCGATTCTTGGAGACGAACAAAGGAAAGCGCTCCCAAATCGCCATCGCGCAAACGATCTGGAGAAAGCATCGACACCAGGGAGACCAAGCGCAGCCGCGTTTAGGCCAACTCTTACGGTTCTTAGGCGTTGCATTTGATTTTTTATCACATTCCCGCACCACAGTCAAGTGGCTGTTCCGCGACAATTCATAATTCTGCGTATGGGAATTTCCCTACCTTTCGCCTTATAATGGAAATTAGTACTGGCTTTATCACGGCGTTGGATGGAATTAGAGCGTCAAAAGGACTAGCAAGTCCGCTAGGGACGATGGAATGTATATTGCACAGGAAGACGACGTATTGAATGGttggttgattgattgataccTGACATCAGACAGTGGAAGAGAGGAAGCAAGCCTGAGTCTGTTTCGATTTATTCTGTTCTATTTGGTTCGGTATCGGCTGGTCTGGTTTGGTTTGACAAGGAATTTTCCTTAAGGCATATTCGATTCTGTGAGCCCCGGTTTTTAGGTAgtttttttctcttcatGATCGAGTCGGTTGAATAAAGAAATCAGACAAGTTCATGATAATAACATGAGTTCCCCCTGCTTGTGTCCGTACTTTCCCATGCCAAACGCCAATTGGAAGTGATTCTGTGACGTGCTGACTTGCCTAGCGTTCCTGCCCCACGTACGTGCCCCTCATTGATTTCATTCTGCCCAACGTTCATCCGTCAAATACTTGGGTAGATCTACTGTATAAACAGGCATTGGGAGTGAGTTGaatcttttcttctctgtcTTGTCCTATTTACCCAAGAACACTCGTACTGACACCCGTGATAGCTCATACTAACCGCCGGCCTTCTCATCACAGCCAAAGATGCATATCCTCGTTACTAATGACGATGGCCCGCCATCACCACATTCTTCTCCATACGTCCACTGTCTCATCCAGCAGCTGCAACAGGCCGGCCACACTGTTTCTGTATGTCTTCCTCACACGCAGAGGTCATGGATTGGCAAGGCACACATGATTGGTCAAACCCTCAAGCCTCTGTACTACCGCCCTTCATCCGTCGTCCATGGTGATGATTCTCAAGGCGCTACTCACCATCGCCCATCTCCTTCAGGAGACGTTGAAGAATGGATCTTGGTTGACGGGACACCCGCCTCTTGCGTCCAGATTGGCCTTCACCACTTCTTCCAAAATCGAGGACCTATTGATCTGGTCGTTAGTGGTCCCAACTATGGCAGAAACACCACTGCTGTCTTTGCTCTTAGTTCAGGAACTCTAGGTGCTGCTCTGGAGGCCGCTGTTTGTCAAAAGAAGTCGATTGCCTTGAGCTTTGCTTTCTTTACCAGGAACCACGACCCGATCATCATTGAGGCTGCTTGTCGCCGTAGCGTCAAGGTTATTGAGACTCTTTACAAGCAGTGGCCCACCGACGGCAGCGCGGATCTCTACAGCGTCAACGTTCCTCTGGTAGAAGGTCTGGAAAATAACAAGGCCATTTGGACAAATGTTCTGCAGAACTACTGGCGAGAGGGTGGTTGCTTTCAGGAGATTGAAGGTGAGGCAGGAGACGAgaatgaggaagaggagaggaTACGTGAGGGCGTGGACGGTGAGGTCGACGATGCCGCCCGACCTAGCTCACGAAAAGGACATTCCCACAAACACTTCAAGTGGGCACCAAGGTTCACGGATGTTTACAAGAGCGTAGAAGAGTCTGCGCCTGGTAACGATGGATGGGCCGTCAAGGAAGGACTGACAAGGTATGCTTAAACCAGTACGAGAAACCAACATAACTGACTGCTCTAGTATCACTCCTCTCAAGGCGAACTTCATGCATGGTGCTGGAGAATTTAATCAGAAAGAGCTTGAACTGTAAGTACCCTCGATCGTGTGATATGTGGCGGGCAGGGCTAGGAGAGAAGCACAATGCCTGTATTCTATCAAGATTATCAAATAGATACAttcttactttttataaagggATTCGGGTTCGGTGTCGGACCGGAAAAGTCAAGAGATGGTATTGAGACCAAAAGGCCCCTCAATCCACGCTGTCATTTCCTACGAAGATGCATACGTTCAACCGCTCATCTTATCCGCCTTGAACTCTCTCTTCCCTGAGGGAGTTTTCAATCTGATCACTGATGTGCCACAATCTGATGAGCCAGCTCTTGCGAAGATTGTCCCCTCAGAGGAAAACATCTTGCAGATTACTGCGTACGAAGCCATCGACTTTGAGTATGCTAGTAGTCATGAGCGTACCACTCTTATCAATAGCTACATGATCCGAAAGGCTCTTATTCGAAAACACTACCTGTCTATCACTGTTGATCACTGGGTGGCAAAGCATCCGGAGTCTGTACTGAAGACTCACATCAAGCGTAGCGAAGCCTTTGAGGTCGATTTCGCCGAGTTTCTGGACGATGCTCTGGTAGAGGCCTTTGATCTTCGAGAAAGCATGGATCGTAACGAAGAGAAGTCAGACCCCAGCTCCAAGGAGTGGTGGATTCTGAAGCCAGGCATGAGTGATCGAGGCCAGGGTATCAAACTCTTCAGCTCGATGGACGAGCTCCAGAACATCTTCGACATCTGGGAGGAGGATCAGCCCGATAccgacgatgaagaggaggTCACTGACAACGACAACGATGGCGACGGCATTACAACTTCACATCTTCGACATTTCGTCGCGCAGCCATACATTCACCCACCTCTACTTGTTGATGGCGAAAAGCGTAAATTCCATATCCGCACTTATGTTATGTGCACCGGGAGCCTTGATGTCTGGGTCTACAAGCACATGCTTGCGCTCTTCGCTGGCAAGCCATACACTGCACCCGCAGATGCACCAGAAGACATTGAGTCTTTCCTGACCAACACATGTCTTCAAGACTCACCAAACGAGAACACTGTTCGTCGTTTCTGGGACCTACCTCTACCGAGCGACATGCGAGACGACATCTTCCGTCAAATTTGTGATGTAACTGGGGAGATCTTCGAGGCGGCAGCAAAGGCTATGCCAATCCACTTCCAGACGATGCCCAATGCTTTTGAAGTCTACGGTCTAGATTTCCTCGTGGATACTCAAGGCACTGCCTGGTTGCTTGAGGTGAACGCCTTCCCTGATTTCAAGCAGACCGGGGGTGACCTAAAGGAAATTGTGTCTGGGTTCTGGAAGGGCGTCATGAGGCACGGTGTTGCACCATTCTTTGGTATTGAGAGCTCAATCAAGGATCAAGAGGGTGCCGAAGATATGGTTCCTGTCCGTAAGGTAGATTTGGGACGGAGATAAGGCAACTACCAATGGTATTGGAGTTTCAAAAAGGGTAGCCAGTCACCGCCATATTGCAATATGGGTACTACTCAGGAGTTCAAAAGTTCTTTTGTTTTACATGCACGCCATACAATTTCTGGTTGAATTTTGTTATTCAACTACACCTTCCGCACACACGCAGTGACTATATCTGTAGAGGAAGCTGTGTTCGAAATGTGCGGAGTATAGCCTGACTTTATGCCTAGCACCTACTATCTTGGCTTCCATCACTGCCCATTCAGTCTGGGTTCGCCGATATCAGGTTCGCATCATGCAGGGAAACCAGAATGAGTTGTATTCACATGAAAAATACTGGCGGGATTAGGCATAATCCCTCATCTTGTATGGATCAATTGCTCGAGAGAAGGATAACACCTCCTAATTGGGATTGAGATCCAACTACACAGCCACGATGTAGTGGAGTTGAAAGCGGGATAAACTCCAAGACTATTGCATTCGAACAGAAAACATTTTATGATGATCGCCAGATTAAATTGTGTGAAGGTTCCATCAAGGGTAGTTCCGTTTCTGCTGTGCCGTACGGAAGCAGGGACTTTTAGATGAGAAGGAGGCTGTGCTATAAGTGTAAAACATAAGGTCTCTCTCTATCAAGCACGATAAGGTATGTTTCATCTAGAGAGTGGATATTGGAATTGTGATTTGAATGTCACTGCGGAGATTTGTGATACCGGCTGGGTGGGTTGATCTTGGTGGTTGGTCGGGGCGTATTGATTAATTGTGTGAAAGTGAAATCgcatccatcatcatgagATACGACATCGAGCAAAACCACCTCGCAGCACACTTATTGTACTAGACTAGTCTAGGCATACAATGACTAAAGAAGTCCGACCTCAATCCTATACAGTTGACATATGATCTGTCAGCCTTTAGACATGGTTCTAATCTCGTAGATCTCATCACTATAGGGTAATCGCATTTGTTTGAGATAAATCTCATGTCAAATCGGCCTTGCGACTTGTGACTCTTATGAGATTCGATCGCTGTGCTAGTTCGGGACCTTCCAATTTCGTCTTGTGCTTAGAACTTACCTAAGAAAAAATAAGTGGTAGTGGTCTGACTGTTCTTGGATAAACCGGCTCACCAGTGTCGCGCCAAGAAGCATTGAACTAAGAAACTATGACTTGGCTGGGATACCAAATACCGATTGTCGTaagaggaaaaaaagaaggaaCTGACTTTTCGCAAATGAGCATAGAGTAGAATTCCGGTTTCGAAATTGCAACACCAGAGGCGAAGAGCATATGCATCGGTTATCCGGAACACTGACTCTCCGAGTATACTCTTATGCCTTGGCCTAAGGAGCAACAGAGAGGGTTCTACACGGCCCTGAATTATGGATCTGAGAGTATGAACAAGCCTAGTCTGGTTTGAAAACAGGAACTCAGAATAATGCGTATTGATACATCGATATCTCCATATCGCTCCGCAGGTCATACAACTTCCACATGGGATAACAAGCCATGACATCTAACTGGCCAAGGGCCATGAGAGCAACACAACCAACACTGCCTACTGTATCGGTTTTGAGTGACGGGAAGTTTCCCGAGAAACGCCACCATGATATTGTTGTGAGGATGCTCCGGACACTAGGTACCTCGGCCAACTAATGAGGCGAAGCAATGGAACTCGTACCCGAAATCTTAACACGCCGCTTCGTCAAATGTAGCACAGGACTACAGTGCGATGTGCACTATCTTCCAGGAGAGATCAATGAATCATGTGTAAGTCGTGCGTGTGATCACTTTGGGCTGCTGCGTATTTCGCCTCTAATGATTCTTACGAGAAATGCCTCGAAAGAAAGGAGTTTCCTTTGGGTTTGCGTTGCGTTTTTATGAAAGAAGCTCGGAGATTTTGTGAGCTTGGTACCTAGCTTGTAGTTACTTGGGTTCGGTCTTGGCTTCAAATGCTCAAAGACCCTGGCTGCATAAAGTGACAGCTTGAAGGATTTCTGGGCAGAGAGATAGAACTGCATTTGATTGGCCACTTGATTCGATATTTGCTACCTAAATTGGATGAGGATAACTCTTTTTCAACGACGATTGCTGTTGAGTTTAGAAGACAAAGTCTACGGAATGGAAATCCAAGATGTGTTGTGTTTCCCACGGAATTGCTATTATGTCGAAAATCACTTGACATTAATTCCCAATGCTTGATCTACTTGATACTCGCTCGGTCTGTTACGAGACGTCGGGCTTTAGGACGTGCGATGTGGCGTCGTGGCTGTGTAGTAACACCCGCCACTCCTTGAATGACTGACGGCCTCCTACAAAGGCCTCCCATTGCTGTATGTCACTCACTGACCTGACTGAGTGACGGCAAGACATTCCATCCCCATCGAAAAAGCCTGTATGATGGGGCTGTATCTAAGTGTTTGGCCGTTTGTAGGTGGAGATGGTAGTCTCGACCATACCAATGTCAATGCTCTTTATTCGTGCATGACCGACATACGACGGGCATAAAAAGGAGATGCCCAATGTTTAGCACTTTTACTTGGCTGAGTGTTGAATTGCCAAGAATCTGTTTCAAGCACGACATTTGTCACTGAGCTCACCTTGTTGGTCTATCTTGTGTTGATGATAACCACTTGCCTACCTGGGTAATCAATCCTGGCTGTTTTCCCACAAACAAAGCTCATCCTTCTAAGAATCATAAATGAAGCTTGTCTAAACAGTGGAGATTGCATCCGGGCGCGATTGGATAGCCCTCTAATAGCGTTATGGGTCTTTCTCACTGGTTGATACAATATCTCTTGGATAGGATCGATCCCGAGCGTCTCAATCCTGGTAATAAACCCCTGAATACGACGTTGCTGCTTgacttcttttttctctctccaTGTAATATCAGTCAGATGTCGAAAGTGAATAATTCCTAACATATGTCATCAGCGCTGAGAAACAAGTTTTACATGGAGCTATTTTGGCAGCTACGGAATGCACAGTAAAGTACAAAGTAATCTTAGGGAACAATTAAGCTCATCAGCCGTGTGACTACTAATGTACGCAAGAACCCGCAGCTAAAAAACAAGGATTGACGAGACCCAATTTACAAGGAAATTACCCATAGAACTTCTGTAATATTCCTACGGACTAGGCTGCGGGACTCTTGTGCCTTTCTGTCTGTCAGCGCCGTTAGGATTCATCCTTGATGAGGAAGTTGATTGTTCAAGAGATATGCACATTCCGGATGTTGAAAAACCCCGGTGAATCAAGTCAAATATGTGAGCTTGATATTGATGGGTCCAATGGACTAAGACAGAGAGTCCACTGTAAATTAGCAAGAATAGCAACGCGTCGTCACGTCGACCGATGCTATGTTCATGTTCATACCAGTGTGTAATATGATCCGGCAATTGCTTCGTGGTGGAACTGGGGCATTACCAAGCTATTGTTGTTGCCCATTTCGCTTAACGTGGTGACAAACATTTGCGGTATTAGACGTCATTTGTTAGTGGTTGATGGATTGGTGTAAATGACAGCATATTCATGCTTATGCAAGGACTTTTGCTTGCAATAATATTTGCTTGAGTAAAATATCACATCGTTATGACATGAAAATAAATACAGCACAATGTTTAATAGTTGTAGATCAAAGACGTTTCACAGCGCATTTTTAGCTTGGCGCCAAGTTATGCCACTGAGCGGCCTACTGCTACTCTATAGATTCTAGAGGCTTGGCTCTGTCGCTTCTAGACGGACCGCCAAGACGGGATGTTCATGTAGGTGCGTGCACTGTGGCGACAGGGGGCGAAGAGAACGCATGAGAGCAAGATCATGAGCTGCCTCAAATTCTGTTGAGGAAGAACAACGACAGCTGAGATTCGTCACTATTTTGCCTTTAGTGACAAGGAAACTCTAGGCCACATCGGAACTCAAATCATTACACAGCCTCCTTTTGTGAGCGTAAAGCTATGAAGTAGAGCTAGAGAGAGAGGCCGCCTGGAAGATATACCAGTCACAGGAGGGAAAGCTTTCAACATGGAAATCGcggagatgaagaggatcGAACATCTAAgcaattgattgattgatctATGGGTAAATCAATATATCGATCGATGTTTGATAATGGACTCGAAATTCGATTGATAGGGAGCCAAGAGCTATAAGCACAGTGCATGTTAAGCCACCATCTTTCCCACGGGAAATCATAATGCGAATTCCCTGTCAAATTGTGTCCAAGTCATTTTTAGGTACATCCATCGTCAGGCAATAATTACTAACCTTACTGATTCAATGGACCTGATGGATACTGCATGTTTGGACTTACAGTCGTCTTTGCCCAAAGACAGAAGGACTTCCGTCAATTTAGCGCTTTCCCGGCCCCTGCCCCGGGCTTAAGAGGATCCAATTTTTAATGCCCTTGAGGTACGTCTCTTTCTACATGCACCCCAAGGTGAAGAGTAGGAACCAATCAGAAGTATTAGCTGGCTTGCACTGCCTCAATCATCCAAGTCGAAAGGAAGGAAGTTCGGTCGAGGCGAAAAACATGTCCTCCACCTTTTGGCTCTTGATTGCATTTCTCCTCAACCTTCAACTGAACCCTTTGGTTGGCCATGTCTAACACTGGTTCTTGAAGAGGGTTTAATCATTCGATTTCTAAACTTTCCGTCGCCCAGTTGAGGCTCCTTCTTCTAATTCTAGTTTCCTTTTTAGTTCACTCCCTCCCTCCTACACCACTTACTACTTAAACATCACTGACCCATGCGCTCTCCTTGGCTCCACGCCCTCTTCCCTGGAACTGAAGCTCCCTTTTACTCAACATAATACCAAGTACTTTCCAACAAGACATTCCGTTGCATAGCCTCAATTCGGCTTGCTGTCATTTCCACAGCTCCCAAGTCTAGGCTGTCGCTCGTCACGGCACTGCCCGGCTCAACATGGCTGATCATGATGACAATCCGCCCATGCGGCGTCGCGCGTACGTGACTGACACTGACACTG is part of the Fusarium poae strain DAOMC 252244 chromosome 4, whole genome shotgun sequence genome and encodes:
- a CDS encoding hypothetical protein (BUSCO:40762at5125), with product MARTTRSTKPAPSESKASDPKTTASKFSIPPRAENASKVFVLPSRASSEARIVTLPHPRHGRPARYLVCPETGIYEFTKVATPKTTPRSWLIENNPNSASTDTTSKVGVSMGQDLYLATLIDPLFLVLPALTETQSKSSEGKRLFLSSDDHFDKLPQDCSHLSEILRCDKTRKLIEGRMAVVCDTVDAGDESMFRLNEIKLAKVVLEKAQRMQNGGLAPTMEEKFVKKALEAPILVQKRETTETTAVAKTESPATTPVSNNSQSTAVITETEVSQPSTVATSMTEETTAENIASAIEASSEIVSLQRLRVAFSFICSGYIAQALATQLEELLKKESLVDFSPLEEYLAKLAKLRAEAMAAHSIDYSRKRGLEDEDEAFIKKRKMEEEKKKKSLESRGVRDLKKVNTKGMKKMSDFFKKK
- a CDS encoding hypothetical protein (BUSCO:48260at5125), coding for MADAHGSTTPPPPSNIRTPPTPRLGYQDHWEPFSPRKSARISSKRTRTPSPGASDRQPRSPQTAKKSSKHLNAAIASPMTQKKRMPANDFVRRATENMHAETSRDGASRRTHERSSSSAIGAGGMLPTPSKTPQKPPTEKKTAHIKAVARNLFSSDADEATLTPRKRSAKKYSGISLESFAVEEIEEPIEIFTDTRDRVPVRDEREDNPFLSSENPFFSEAPRAGPSKRHDKRKVKVPGEGVKTVDELADRKDGMVYTFRGKRFFRKFTEHEIEDMDERQTAEEDPEANLRRPLTRASIKPRLLFQDVKTKEQIEEEEAVTDVEENEELAYPATPSVSKKERESTPEAPKFAPASPPSTRRVTRSANKLTDESAPVIKRPSKRSPFDSWRRTKESAPKSPSRKRSGESIDTRETKRSRV
- a CDS encoding hypothetical protein (BUSCO:9146at5125), giving the protein MHILVTNDDGPPSPHSSPYVHCLIQQLQQAGHTVSVCLPHTQRSWIGKAHMIGQTLKPLYYRPSSVVHGDDSQGATHHRPSPSGDVEEWILVDGTPASCVQIGLHHFFQNRGPIDLVVSGPNYGRNTTAVFALSSGTLGAALEAAVCQKKSIALSFAFFTRNHDPIIIEAACRRSVKVIETLYKQWPTDGSADLYSVNVPLVEGLENNKAIWTNVLQNYWREGGCFQEIEGEAGDENEEEERIREGVDGEVDDAARPSSRKGHSHKHFKWAPRFTDVYKSVEESAPGNDGWAVKEGLTSITPLKANFMHGAGEFNQKELELDSGSVSDRKSQEMVLRPKGPSIHAVISYEDAYVQPLILSALNSLFPEGVFNLITDVPQSDEPALAKIVPSEENILQITAYEAIDFEYASSHERTTLINSYMIRKALIRKHYLSITVDHWVAKHPESVLKTHIKRSEAFEVDFAEFLDDALVEAFDLRESMDRNEEKSDPSSKEWWILKPGMSDRGQGIKLFSSMDELQNIFDIWEEDQPDTDDEEEVTDNDNDGDGITTSHLRHFVAQPYIHPPLLVDGEKRKFHIRTYVMCTGSLDVWVYKHMLALFAGKPYTAPADAPEDIESFLTNTCLQDSPNENTVRRFWDLPLPSDMRDDIFRQICDVTGEIFEAAAKAMPIHFQTMPNAFEVYGLDFLVDTQGTAWLLEVNAFPDFKQTGGDLKEIVSGFWKGVMRHGVAPFFGIESSIKDQEGAEDMVPVRKVDLGRR